In Dyadobacter subterraneus, a single genomic region encodes these proteins:
- a CDS encoding endonuclease MutS2: protein MLYPNTIEQKLGFDKLRELLKEACISPLGRGFVEKIRFSDNFGMVEKLVSQTAEMKRVMEIGEDFPSQNYIDATPYLKRASIEGMLLTLEEFSDLKASLQTIRLCLRFFANQEPESFPLLSEYAKTVRVDKAITDSIDKIIDDRGQIRDTASPELARIRKKLISEQAGIRKKLDTMLRTAKSSGWISEDVSLTVRNGRVVIPLAAEHKRKLKGFIHDESSTGQTVFIEPTDVFESNNEIRELEYEERREINRILMHLTDQLRPFVPDLQKAYSFLGLMDFLRAKAKIAIQMNATNPTFVNKQFVDWKDARHPLLHLSFQKQGKKVVPLNIQLQDKQRILIVSGPNAGGKSVSLKTVGLIQYMHQCGLLVPMADGSSMGFFQNIFIDIGDEQSLENDLSTYSSHLTNMRHFLTLANKRTLFLIDEFGTGTEPGLGGAIAEAILEDLTKSGAYGVINTHYTNLKVLADKTEGLVNGAMRFDGEHLEPIYQLEIGRPGSSFAFEIASKIGLPNTVINRAKEKLGTQQVNFEKLLKELDIERKVFAEKNIELGIKERKAAQQLSEYTKLKSNLENNEKKLVNDAKQKAKNLLSDANQLIENTIREIKENKAEKEKTKTVRTTLENFGKKNLKLEEVEELPSEDNVFEPEDGAITVGSYVRVIGQNATGEVLSLKGKDAEIRIGDLKSNIKLNRLEKVSNRTYKEATGEKKLRTVSKGVDLNERMMNFSFNLDIRGKRGEEALGVLDSFMDNAIMLGYDELRVVHGKGDGILRTLVRNHLRGYSHVAGMQDEHADRGGAGVTIVKLK, encoded by the coding sequence ATGTTATACCCCAATACAATAGAACAAAAATTAGGTTTTGACAAACTGCGCGAATTGTTGAAAGAAGCGTGTATAAGTCCATTAGGGCGCGGTTTTGTTGAAAAAATCCGTTTTTCAGATAATTTTGGCATGGTTGAAAAACTGGTAAGCCAAACTGCTGAAATGAAACGGGTAATGGAAATCGGGGAAGATTTCCCTTCTCAAAATTACATTGACGCAACACCTTACCTGAAACGTGCCAGCATTGAAGGCATGTTACTAACGCTGGAAGAATTTTCAGATTTAAAAGCATCACTTCAGACGATCCGTCTTTGTCTGCGCTTTTTTGCCAATCAGGAACCTGAATCATTTCCACTTTTAAGTGAATATGCCAAAACCGTTCGTGTTGATAAGGCGATAACAGATTCGATTGATAAAATCATTGACGATCGAGGACAAATTCGCGATACTGCTTCACCGGAATTGGCCAGAATCAGAAAGAAATTAATCTCGGAGCAAGCTGGAATTCGTAAAAAACTAGATACCATGCTGCGCACCGCCAAAAGCAGCGGCTGGATAAGCGAAGATGTTTCGCTGACCGTCAGAAATGGCAGGGTGGTAATTCCCCTTGCAGCTGAGCATAAAAGAAAGTTGAAAGGATTTATTCATGATGAATCTTCCACCGGACAAACTGTTTTTATAGAACCAACGGATGTTTTTGAGTCTAATAATGAAATCCGTGAACTTGAATATGAAGAGCGCCGGGAAATAAATCGGATACTAATGCATCTGACGGATCAGCTTAGGCCGTTTGTGCCGGATCTTCAAAAGGCATATTCTTTTTTAGGTTTGATGGATTTTCTGCGGGCGAAAGCAAAAATTGCGATTCAGATGAATGCGACGAATCCGACTTTTGTCAACAAACAATTTGTGGATTGGAAAGATGCAAGACATCCGTTATTGCATTTATCATTTCAAAAACAAGGAAAAAAAGTAGTTCCGCTGAATATTCAGTTGCAGGATAAACAGAGAATCCTGATTGTTTCCGGACCAAATGCAGGTGGAAAATCTGTCTCTTTGAAAACGGTTGGATTGATACAATACATGCATCAATGCGGACTTCTGGTGCCCATGGCGGATGGATCTTCCATGGGGTTTTTCCAGAATATTTTTATTGATATTGGTGATGAACAATCGCTGGAAAATGATTTGAGTACGTACAGCTCACATCTTACCAACATGCGTCATTTCCTTACATTAGCCAATAAAAGAACACTTTTCCTGATCGATGAATTTGGAACCGGAACAGAACCAGGACTAGGGGGCGCGATAGCAGAAGCGATTCTGGAAGACCTGACAAAATCAGGAGCTTATGGCGTGATCAATACGCATTATACTAATCTGAAAGTTTTAGCAGACAAAACAGAAGGTCTGGTAAATGGTGCCATGCGTTTCGATGGTGAACATCTGGAACCAATTTATCAACTGGAAATTGGAAGACCCGGCAGTTCATTTGCTTTTGAAATTGCTTCAAAAATCGGTTTACCAAATACGGTTATAAACCGCGCCAAAGAAAAGCTCGGAACGCAGCAGGTCAATTTTGAAAAGTTACTGAAAGAACTGGATATTGAACGTAAAGTTTTTGCAGAGAAAAATATTGAGCTGGGTATCAAAGAAAGAAAAGCCGCTCAGCAGCTTTCCGAATATACCAAGCTGAAATCCAATTTGGAAAACAATGAGAAAAAACTGGTAAATGATGCAAAGCAAAAAGCGAAAAACTTATTGTCGGACGCGAACCAGTTAATTGAAAATACGATTCGTGAAATAAAGGAAAACAAAGCCGAAAAGGAAAAGACAAAAACCGTCCGGACCACTCTTGAAAACTTTGGCAAAAAGAATTTGAAACTGGAAGAAGTTGAAGAACTTCCATCAGAAGACAATGTTTTTGAACCGGAAGATGGTGCGATTACCGTCGGCAGTTATGTACGTGTAATCGGACAAAATGCCACTGGTGAAGTACTTTCGCTAAAAGGCAAAGATGCGGAAATCCGGATTGGCGATCTAAAATCAAATATCAAGTTGAACCGGTTGGAAAAAGTCTCAAACAGAACCTACAAAGAGGCTACCGGAGAAAAGAAATTAAGAACAGTTTCCAAAGGTGTGGATTTGAATGAACGGATGATGAATTTCAGTTTCAATCTGGACATTCGCGGAAAACGAGGAGAAGAAGCACTGGGTGTTCTGGATTCATTCATGGACAACGCCATAATGCTCGGCTACGACGAGCTGCGTGTTGTACATGGTAAAGGAGACGGAATTTTGAGAACACTTGTCAGAAATCATTTACGTGGCTATTCTCATGTTGCAGGAATGCAGGACGAACATGCAGATCGCGGCGGTGCGGGCGTAACAATCGTGAAATTGAAATAA